One Echinicola strongylocentroti DNA window includes the following coding sequences:
- a CDS encoding helix-turn-helix domain-containing protein — protein sequence MKPDSVHITQIIKGNTLKQHVDDFAVCWIKNEVSGIEIDHVLYKKVSNSIFFLHPKTHWKILKKDGTTSSGYVLYLTSEVLNNPILSNLHINKVRLFNSGEIPLFKLSPGIEKRTQAILEMIDELLGSHLDHKDDAILSLLNTFFIYCDGQCNIKSVVSNSNSRTNIVYKFKRLVDKHIYEYHEVAEYADLLNLSPKHLNDCVKEVLGVSSKSIIIEQLLMRSRHALKFSNMTIKEISFELGFTSPDYFSYFFKTHTGITPSALRKS from the coding sequence ATGAAACCGGATTCTGTTCACATAACGCAAATAATTAAAGGAAATACTTTAAAGCAACATGTGGATGATTTTGCTGTTTGTTGGATCAAAAACGAGGTATCTGGAATTGAAATAGACCATGTTTTATATAAAAAAGTCTCAAATTCCATTTTTTTTCTTCATCCCAAAACACACTGGAAGATTCTGAAAAAAGACGGTACCACTTCTTCTGGTTATGTTTTGTACTTAACTAGTGAGGTGCTAAACAATCCTATATTAAGTAACCTCCATATTAATAAAGTAAGACTTTTCAATTCGGGAGAAATCCCATTATTTAAATTAAGTCCAGGAATAGAAAAAAGAACACAGGCTATTCTGGAAATGATCGATGAGCTTTTAGGGTCACACCTTGACCATAAGGATGATGCTATACTTTCACTATTGAACACATTTTTTATCTACTGCGACGGACAATGCAATATTAAATCCGTTGTTTCGAACAGTAACTCCAGAACAAATATCGTCTATAAATTCAAAAGGCTTGTCGATAAGCATATATATGAATATCACGAAGTAGCTGAGTATGCAGACCTACTTAACCTTTCTCCAAAACACCTAAATGATTGTGTAAAAGAAGTACTGGGGGTAAGCTCAAAAAGTATCATCATCGAACAATTACTTATGAGATCTCGGCACGCATTGAAATTTTCAAACATGACCATAAAGGAAATCAGCTTTGAATTAGGTTTTACGTCCCCTGACTATTTTAGCTACTTTTTCAAAACCCACACTGGCATCACGCCCTCAGCGCTAAGAAAAAGTTAA